In Chanodichthys erythropterus isolate Z2021 chromosome 9, ASM2448905v1, whole genome shotgun sequence, a genomic segment contains:
- the LOC137026729 gene encoding uncharacterized protein — protein MADLDFVERVAALYVLWKAEKRRRSVRRRVWVHQILKRRTQLGEFHQLLQELRLDDGRFQRYFRLSRSQFDDLLSRVGGRISLQDTNYRRSIPPAERLSICLRYLATGDSFRTIASSFRVGVSTICKIVPDVVTAIWDCLVEEFMAVPSTDEWRSIAEGFEERWNFPLCCGALDGKHVLIKAPPNTGSQFHNYKGTFSLVLLAVVDARYCFRVIDVGAYGRSSDGGTLANSAFGQALRGGTLQLPPDRPLPGADHRGPQPHVFVADEAFPLRKNLMRPFPGRTLPRERRVFNYRLSRARLVVENAFGILSSQWRMYRRLIEVHPEVVERCVKATCVLHNFMRSAEAPAVRGAGQGAEDSLQSLGRVAANNSAREAIRVRDSFMAHFTAEGAVPWQPTE, from the exons ATGGCTGACTTGGATTTCGTTGAGAGAGTAGCTGCGCTTTATGTGCTTTGGAAGGCTGAAAAACGGCGTAGATCCGTCCGGCGCCGTGTCTGGGTCCATCAGATACTTAAGAGGCGCACCCAGCTTGGTGAGTTTCACCAACTCCTCCAGGAGCTGCGCCTGGATGACGGCCGCTTTCAGCGGTACTTCCGACTGAGCCGGTCCCAGTTTGATGACCTGTTGTCCCGTGTCGGTGGGAGGATTTCCCTCCAGGACACCAACTACAGGCGCTCTATTCCACCTGCAGAGCGCCTGTCCATCTGTCTCCG ATATCTTGCCACTGGAGACTCCTTCAGGACGATCGCCAGCAGCTTCCGTGTTGGTGTCTCCACCATCTGCAAGATTGTCCCAGACGTGGTGACTGCAATCTGGGACTGCTTAGTGGAAGAGTTTATGGCTGTGCCCTCCACAGACGAATGGAGGTCCATTGCAGAGGGTTTTGAGGAGAGGTGGAACTTCCCACTCTGCTGTGGAGCACTGGACGGCAAGCACGTCCTGATAAAAGCACCCCCCAACACCGGATCCCAGTTCCACAACTACAAGGGAACATTTTCCTTAGTTCTCCTTGCTGTTGTGGATGCAAGGTATTGCTTCAGGGTGATCGATGTCGGGGCATATGGACGGTCGAGTGATGGTGGGACTCTGGCCAACTCAGCCTTTGGCCAGGCACTCCGTGGTGGCACCCTCCAACTGCCACCTGACCGTCCTCTCCCAGGAGCTGACCACAGAGGACCCCAGCCCCATGTCTTTGTGGCAGATGAGGCCTTTCCCCTCAGGAAAAACCTCATGAGGCCATTCCCTGGGCGCACCCTTCCCCGAGAGAGAAGGGTCTTTAACTAccgtctctccagagcccggcTGGTGGTGGAAAACGCCTTCGGAATCCTGTCCTCACAGTGGAGGATGTATCGCCGCCTCATAGAGGTTCATCCTGAGGTTGTGGAGAGGTGTGTGAAGGCGACGTGTGTCCTCCACAACTTTATGAGATCTGCAGAGGCACCTGCTGTGAGGGGGGCGGGGCAGGGTGCAGAGGACTCGCTGCAAAGTCTCGGTCGGGTTGCAGCGAATAATTCTGCCAGAGAAGCCATCCGGGTCAGGGACAGCTTCATGGCTCACTTTACAGCAGAGGGAGCAGTCCCATGGCAACCGACCGAGTAA
- the ogg1 gene encoding N-glycosylase/DNA lyase isoform X1 has product MSQHALLSAGCKAWRSITCPRSELRLDLTLGCGQTFRWRETADGHWTGVMRGKVWTLTQTEDMLWYYVYNHQKNPGTENRQKQKVEEKEQLLVKRSKRTINIKQEEVGMCTVMSETDNKEEDLLRDYFQLDVKLGDLYRNWSTVDPHFKHTANIFTGVRLLRQDPVECLFSFICSSNNHISRIQGMVDRLCQTLGTLLCKLDDVAYHDFPPLQDLTDPSVEMHLRDLGFGYRARFLQQSSQTIVNSHGPDWLHSLRSAPYLQTRDALRTLPGVGLKVADCVCLMSLDKFEALPVDTHVWQIAKRDYNFAAGNSQKTLTDRVYKEIGDFFRKLWGPYAGWAQSVLFCADLKKFQKLREEIPVMKDEKTELKNKMKKRRHEGFTQEQKREKGNKYQRS; this is encoded by the exons ATGTCCCAGCATGCTCTGCTCTCTGCGGGCTGTAAGGCATGGCGGTCAATCACATGTCCACGGTCAGAGCTTCGTCTGGATCTCACTCTGGGATGTGGTCAGACCTTCCG ATGGCGCGAGACTGCAGATGGTCACTGGACGGGAGTAATGCGGGGGAAAGTGTGGACGCTAACTCAAACAGAGGATATGTTATGGTACTATGTTTACAATCatcaaaaaaatcctggaacaGAAAACAGACAGAAACAAAAAGTGGAAGAGAAGGAGCAGTTATTGGTGAAGAGGTCAAAAAGAACGATTAACATAAAGCAGGAAGAGGTGGGAATGTGCACAGTTATGTCAGAAACTGACAACAAAGAGGAGGATCTTCTGAGGGACTATTTCCAATTAGATGTTAAATTAGGGGATCTCTACAGGAACTGGAGCACCGTGGATCCACACTTTaaacatacagcaaacatctttACAG GAGTGCGTTTGTTGCGTCAAGATCCTGTGGAGTGTCTTTTCTCATTCATCTGTAGCTCTAATAATCACATCTCACGGATTCAGGGTATGGTTGACAGACTGTGTCAGACACTCGGGACTCTCCTCTGCAAGCTTGATGATGTGGCCTATCATGATTTCCCCCCTCTGCAAGATCTTacag ACCCTAGTGTGGAGATGCATTTGCGTGACTTGGGTTTTGGCTACCGTGCTCGTTTCCTGCAGCAGAGCTCACAAACCATTGTGAACTCTCATGGCCCTGACTGGCTCCATTCGCTCCGCAGCGCCCCCTACCTGCAGACCAGAGATGCACTGAGAACTCTTCCTGGAGTTGGTCTCAAA GTGGCTGACTGTGTATGTCTGATGTCACTGGACAAGTTTGAGGCTCTTCCTGTGGACACACATGTGTGGCAGATCGCCAAACGTGACTACAACTTTGCTGCCGGTAACAGCCAGAAGACTTTGACTGATAGAGTCTACAAAGAGATTG GTGACTTCTTTAGAAAACTCTGGGGTCCATATGCCGGCTGGGCACAGTCT GTACTTTTCTGTGCTGATCTAAAGAAGTTTCAGAAGCTGAGAGAAGAGATTCCTGTAATGAAAGATGAGAAAACTGAGCTGAAGAACAAGATGAAAAAGAGAAGGCATGAGGGATTTACACAAGAACAGAAAAGAGAAAAAGGCAATAAGTATCAGAGGTCATAA
- the ogg1 gene encoding N-glycosylase/DNA lyase isoform X2 — MSQHALLSAGCKAWRSITCPRSELRLDLTLGCGQTFRWRETADGHWTGVMRGKVWTLTQTEDMLCSNNHISRIQGMVDRLCQTLGTLLCKLDDVAYHDFPPLQDLTDPSVEMHLRDLGFGYRARFLQQSSQTIVNSHGPDWLHSLRSAPYLQTRDALRTLPGVGLKVADCVCLMSLDKFEALPVDTHVWQIAKRDYNFAAGNSQKTLTDRVYKEIGDFFRKLWGPYAGWAQSVLFCADLKKFQKLREEIPVMKDEKTELKNKMKKRRHEGFTQEQKREKGNKYQRS, encoded by the exons ATGTCCCAGCATGCTCTGCTCTCTGCGGGCTGTAAGGCATGGCGGTCAATCACATGTCCACGGTCAGAGCTTCGTCTGGATCTCACTCTGGGATGTGGTCAGACCTTCCG ATGGCGCGAGACTGCAGATGGTCACTGGACGGGAGTAATGCGGGGGAAAGTGTGGACGCTAACTCAAACAGAGGATATGTTATG CTCTAATAATCACATCTCACGGATTCAGGGTATGGTTGACAGACTGTGTCAGACACTCGGGACTCTCCTCTGCAAGCTTGATGATGTGGCCTATCATGATTTCCCCCCTCTGCAAGATCTTacag ACCCTAGTGTGGAGATGCATTTGCGTGACTTGGGTTTTGGCTACCGTGCTCGTTTCCTGCAGCAGAGCTCACAAACCATTGTGAACTCTCATGGCCCTGACTGGCTCCATTCGCTCCGCAGCGCCCCCTACCTGCAGACCAGAGATGCACTGAGAACTCTTCCTGGAGTTGGTCTCAAA GTGGCTGACTGTGTATGTCTGATGTCACTGGACAAGTTTGAGGCTCTTCCTGTGGACACACATGTGTGGCAGATCGCCAAACGTGACTACAACTTTGCTGCCGGTAACAGCCAGAAGACTTTGACTGATAGAGTCTACAAAGAGATTG GTGACTTCTTTAGAAAACTCTGGGGTCCATATGCCGGCTGGGCACAGTCT GTACTTTTCTGTGCTGATCTAAAGAAGTTTCAGAAGCTGAGAGAAGAGATTCCTGTAATGAAAGATGAGAAAACTGAGCTGAAGAACAAGATGAAAAAGAGAAGGCATGAGGGATTTACACAAGAACAGAAAAGAGAAAAAGGCAATAAGTATCAGAGGTCATAA